One segment of Longimicrobiaceae bacterium DNA contains the following:
- a CDS encoding C4-type zinc ribbon domain-containing protein, with amino-acid sequence MHPQLEILLELQDLKTQRRDLEESGTDREVQEAVFNLSADEALEQLDAKLAEMEEKLDAPIRNRYRRMSGKQQRVVVPVIRGTCYGCFVAVPTALASDADRNEEVRTCQSCGRFLYLID; translated from the coding sequence ATGCACCCTCAGCTCGAAATCCTGCTTGAGCTACAGGACCTGAAGACGCAGCGCCGCGACTTGGAAGAGTCCGGGACCGATCGCGAGGTCCAGGAGGCGGTCTTCAACCTCAGCGCCGACGAGGCGCTGGAGCAGCTAGACGCCAAGCTCGCCGAGATGGAGGAGAAGCTGGACGCGCCCATCCGCAACCGCTACCGCCGCATGTCTGGCAAGCAGCAGCGGGTGGTGGTGCCGGTGATCCGCGGCACGTGCTACGGCTGCTTCGTGGCCGTGCCCACGGCGCTGGCCTCGGACGCGGACCGCAACGAGGAGGTCCGCACCTGCCAGAGCTGCGGACGCTTCCTGTACCTCATCGACTGA
- a CDS encoding PTS sugar transporter subunit IIA yields the protein MELREFFTEDGIDLALKGETKDEILKELIALLKLDEKSEGILYKMLKRRENLGSTGIGKGIAIPHCRSLVVNRLRVAFARKPAGVDFKAIDDQPVQNFFLIIAPPLEVSNQYLPVLGRIAQFSKEPDVASRLEQLQTPSEFLALLQEKGV from the coding sequence ATGGAACTTCGGGAGTTCTTCACGGAAGACGGGATCGATCTCGCGCTCAAGGGCGAGACGAAGGACGAGATCCTCAAGGAGCTCATCGCGCTGCTCAAGCTGGACGAGAAGAGCGAGGGGATCCTCTACAAGATGCTGAAGCGCCGCGAGAACCTGGGCAGCACGGGCATCGGCAAGGGGATCGCGATCCCCCACTGCCGCTCGCTGGTGGTGAACCGGCTCCGCGTGGCGTTCGCGCGCAAGCCCGCCGGCGTCGACTTCAAGGCCATCGACGACCAGCCCGTCCAAAACTTCTTCCTCATCATCGCGCCTCCGCTGGAGGTGTCGAACCAGTACCTGCCCGTGCTGGGCCGCATCGCGCAGTTCAGCAAGGAGCCCGACGTGGCGTCGCGGCTCGAGCAGCTCCAAACCCCCAGCGAGTTCCTCGCGCTCCTGCAGGAAAAGGGCGTCTGA
- the dusB gene encoding tRNA dihydrouridine synthase DusB — MSSNALDLLHGGAVPLYLAPQAGVSESPFRRLCRSFGADVVVSEFVSAEGIRRHDKRTHSYLRFHDDERPIGIQIFGADPEGMAQAAALVEEVYAPDFLDINFGCPVKKVVNRNGGSGCLRDLDLVQAIIRAVKAAISIPTTVKIRSGWSEEMRNPVEIALRCQDAGAEALTLHARTRTQMYSGHARWDEIAAVVEALDIPVIGNGDVWAGEDAKRMHDHTGCAGIMIARGSHGAPWIFREARAALDGRRVPDGPDVDERFRVVIEHARLAIAHETDEEKAMVEFRKHLGWYTKGLPNGRFLRQDLFAVTRLEEAERLLEGYREQYTGVAA, encoded by the coding sequence ATGTCCAGCAACGCTCTCGACCTCCTGCATGGCGGCGCGGTGCCGCTCTACCTGGCGCCCCAGGCCGGCGTCAGCGAGTCGCCGTTCCGCCGCCTGTGCCGATCGTTCGGCGCCGACGTCGTCGTCTCCGAGTTCGTATCCGCCGAAGGCATCCGGCGGCACGACAAGCGCACGCACAGCTACCTGCGCTTCCACGACGACGAGCGCCCCATCGGCATCCAGATCTTCGGCGCCGACCCGGAAGGCATGGCGCAGGCCGCAGCGCTGGTCGAAGAGGTGTACGCGCCGGACTTCCTGGACATCAACTTCGGCTGCCCGGTCAAGAAGGTCGTCAACCGCAACGGCGGCTCGGGCTGCCTGCGCGACCTCGATCTCGTGCAGGCCATCATCCGCGCCGTCAAAGCGGCCATCTCCATCCCCACCACCGTCAAGATCCGCAGCGGCTGGAGCGAGGAGATGCGCAACCCGGTGGAGATCGCCCTGCGCTGCCAGGACGCCGGCGCCGAGGCGCTGACGCTGCACGCTCGGACGCGGACGCAGATGTACAGCGGCCACGCGCGGTGGGACGAGATCGCCGCCGTGGTGGAAGCGCTCGACATCCCCGTGATCGGCAACGGCGACGTATGGGCGGGGGAAGATGCGAAGCGGATGCACGACCACACCGGTTGCGCGGGCATCATGATCGCCCGCGGCTCGCACGGCGCGCCTTGGATCTTCCGCGAGGCCCGCGCGGCGCTGGACGGCCGCCGCGTGCCCGACGGGCCCGACGTGGACGAGCGGTTCCGCGTGGTGATCGAGCACGCGCGCCTCGCCATCGCCCACGAGACCGACGAGGAGAAGGCGATGGTCGAGTTCCGCAAGCACCTGGGCTGGTACACGAAGGGGCTGCCCAACGGCCGCTTCCTGCGCCAGGACCTCTTCGCCGTCACCAGGCTGGAGGAGGCCGAGCGCCTGCTGGAAGGCTACCGCGAGCAGTACACGGGAGTGGCCGCTTGA
- the larB gene encoding nickel pincer cofactor biosynthesis protein LarB: protein MTPERLRGLLAEVAGGGLSVEEAERRLAWSPMEEMAFATIDHHRALRHGFPEVIFGAGKTPEQLCAIAERIAVRGNGMLATRVSLEAAEMLASRMPAVELSELGRTAYLAPDQPVEKKTRGPILVVTAGTSDLPVAEEAAVTARAFGNPVERLTDVGVAGLHRIVAANETLQRAAVIIVVAGMEGALPSVVGGLVGAPVIAVPTSVGYGASFGGIAALLGMLNSCAQGVTVVNIDNGFGAASAASRINLLPSS, encoded by the coding sequence TTGACGCCCGAGCGCCTGCGCGGCCTGCTGGCGGAGGTCGCCGGCGGCGGCCTGTCGGTGGAAGAGGCGGAGCGGCGGCTGGCGTGGTCGCCCATGGAGGAGATGGCGTTCGCCACCATCGACCACCACCGCGCGCTGCGCCACGGCTTCCCCGAGGTGATCTTCGGGGCGGGGAAGACGCCCGAGCAGCTGTGCGCCATCGCCGAGCGCATCGCCGTGCGGGGCAACGGGATGCTCGCCACGCGCGTCTCGCTGGAGGCGGCGGAGATGCTGGCGTCGCGCATGCCCGCGGTGGAGCTGAGCGAGCTGGGCCGCACCGCCTACCTGGCGCCGGACCAGCCGGTGGAGAAGAAGACGCGCGGCCCCATCCTCGTCGTCACGGCGGGGACCAGCGACCTGCCGGTGGCGGAGGAGGCCGCCGTCACCGCGCGCGCCTTCGGCAACCCGGTGGAGAGATTGACCGACGTGGGCGTCGCGGGCCTGCACCGCATCGTCGCCGCGAACGAGACGCTGCAGCGCGCCGCCGTCATCATCGTGGTCGCGGGCATGGAGGGCGCGCTGCCGTCCGTCGTGGGCGGCCTGGTCGGCGCGCCGGTGATCGCCGTGCCCACCAGCGTGGGCTACGGCGCGTCGTTCGGCGGCATCGCGGCGCTGCTGGGCATGCTGAACAGCTGCGCCCAGGGCGTGACGGTGGTGAACATCGACAACGGCTTCGGCGCGGCCAGCGCGGCGTCGCGCATCAACCTCCTTCCGTCTTCCTGA